In Chrysoperla carnea chromosome 2, inChrCarn1.1, whole genome shotgun sequence, the following proteins share a genomic window:
- the LOC123293882 gene encoding ras-associated and pleckstrin homology domains-containing protein 1: MDRIIENVNSYVENLNDGDSDSELNPEQLLNEWLGELDNLTVGLETISSTSGRTNLKQPLTSEISAPRIDSYRFSMANLEDSQDVDLDAILGELCALETQCDEDIDHAKIHKRSSQSSDYNRQQQHQSRSHSRSSSDGNRCLKLDPGESELMLKNDGSIRTDSPDNDSAFSDTVSMLSSESSASSSTGVGTTNSTNANTGIKSSHFTSNLNNTQDSATRIKAEKIRMALEKMKEASVKKLFIKAFTTDGSTKSLLVDEKMTCGYVTRLLADKNHVQMDPKWAIVEHLPELYMERVYEDHELLVENLMLWTRDSKNKIIFMERYDKVQMFLQPEQYLTTSTDDPNTDLYYDDHSRMLLLEEYFNSPTNLIQLPDLQTNLYLKSDTKKGWKKYHFILRASGIYYCPKEMNSKSLGVKSLGRDLICLATFDNNQIYYGVGWKKKFKAPTDYCFAIKHPRLQHSKSTKYIKYLCAEDQLTLDRWMCAMKIAKYGRRLMDNYRILVDDLAQDDLDMLAHARSCSVTSIAKQNQSQPPPSSEPPSGRHSRASSSSSSGCMSDGGDNQWRSSTETTNAFDSEFPMGTIKRKPSMKPSLPLTSITRQLKEVGEILRDNDADDDGDDLSPGSGDIITTNSGTLTRRHTTNRRKSSSSGGTVDENSTLKRYQHSYNRIRTSCSSMDSIKSDHNLTPTSSSSPIYPGAHVTTSSSMDEPIASLPPPPTTHEEQNHHQRHYQHYHHPQSNEDLPPPPPPPPILSNQDDLFKSTLSLDSLPPPPGPGELPSLHSNIGNDHISGSQLSLISLPPPPPPPTATPYCDTLKLHQNKIRSSSTSSSGGDLTPNGTASPQQIFFNQATGTIRPNTIGSVPPTSGTGTHIKSPKKVIKKITFNLPPTTNGDHEDSMGDVSVLPPPPVPKRSEKTKLTSPKKLSNSASAPPTEFLKDLQRVMRKKWQVAQKCKLEPTTTPHEVLGFRDPPPGDDYRETNVSNWVEQHYGGVGDVLVDNLYENVYPTSNNVYSTQPVSIQRRPSSISSSTTSSSTVGGVRCKRKPPPPPLRSETTQLSTSSNSNAHVQQQTLCNNGTKLY; encoded by the exons ATGGATCGAATCATAGAAAATGTTAATTCATATgtcgaaaatttaaatgatgGCGATTCTGATTCCGAATTAAATCCCGAACAATTGTTAAACGAATGGTTAGGTGAACTTGATAATTTAACTGTG GGCTTAGAGACCATAAGCTCGACTTCAGGTCGAACTAATCTAAAACAACCATTAACCTCAGAAATCAGTGCTCCACGTATCGATAGTTATCGATTCTCAATGGCAAATTTAGAAGACTCACAAGATGTGGATTTGGATGCAATTTTGGGTGAATTATGTGCGCTGGAAACGCAATGCGATGAAGATATTGACCATGCGAAAATTCATAAACGTTCATCACAATCAA GTGATTATAATCGACAACAACAACATCAAAGCCGCAGTCATTCTCGATCATCGTCAGACGGGAATCGTTGTTTAAAATTGGATCCCGGAGAAAGTGAATTAATGTTAAAGAATGATGGATCAATACGAACAGATTCACCAGATAATGATTCAGCATTCAGTGATACGGTTTCAATGCTATCTAGTGAATCATCTGCGTCCAGCAGTACTGGCGTGGGTACTACGAATAGCACTAACGCAAACACTGGTATTAAATCATCTCATTttacatcaaatttaaataatacacag GATTCGGCCACACGCATAAAAGCAGAAAAAATTCGCATGGCATTAGAGAAAATGAAAGAGGcatctgttaaaaaattatttataaaagcgTTTACGACAGACGGTTCCACAAAATCGTTGTTAGTCGATGAGAAAATGACTTGTGGATATGTGACAAGACTATTAGCTGATAAGAATCATGTTCAAATGGATCCGAAATGGGCAATTGTTGAACATTTGCCAGAATTATATATGG aaCGAGTTTACGAAGACCACGAATTATTAGtcgaaaatttaatgttatggACAAGAGACtctaaaaataagataatatttatGGAACGTTACGATAAAGTACAAATGTTTTTACAACCAGAACAATATTTAACAACATCTACAGACGATCCAAACACTGATTTATACTACGATGATCATTCTCGAATGTTACTGCTTGAAGAATACTTTAATTCACCAACAAATCTAATTCAATTACCCGATCTCCAAACGAATTTATACTTGAAATCTGATACGAAAAAAGGTtggaaaaaatatcattttatacttCGTGCATCGGGAATTTATTATTGTCCAAAGGAAATGAATTCCAAATCACTAGGTGTTAAATCATTGGGTCGAGATTTAATTTGTTTGGCCACGTTTGACAATAACCAAATTTATTACGGTGTTGGatggaagaaaaaatttaaggcCCCAACCGATTATTGTTTTGCGATTAAGCATCCTAGATTACAACACTCgaaatcaacaaaatatatcaaatatttatgtgCCGAAGATCAATTAACGTTAGACCGTTGGATGTGTGCCATGAAAATTGCGAAATACGGTCGTCGTTTAATGGATAACTATCGTATTTTGGTTGATGATTTGGCGCAAGACGATTTAGATATGTTAGCACATGCGAGATCATGTTCGGTGACGTCGATTGCAAAACAGAATCAATCTCAACCACCACCATCGTCAGAACCACCTAGTGGACGCCATAGTCGGGCAAGTAGTTCAAGTTCCAGTGGTTGTATGTCCGATGGGGGTGATAACCAGTGGAGATCTTCGACAGAAACAACAAATGCATTTGATTCAGAATTTCCTATGGGCACGATAAAACGGAAACCATCAATGAAACCAAGTCTTCCATTAACAAGTATAACACGACAATTGAAAGAAGTGGGAGAAATTCTACGGGATAATGATGCTGATGACGATGGTGATGATTTGTCACCTGGTTCAGGAGATATTATAACGACAAATTCAGGTACCTTAACTCGTAGACATACCACAAATAGAAGAAAATCATCGTCTTCAGGTGGAACTGTAGATGAGAATAGTACATTAAAACGTTATCAGCATAGTTATAATCGAATACGTACATCATGTTCGTCAATGGATTCAAttaaaagtgatcataatttaacaccAACATCTTCGTCTAGTCCTATATATCCTGGTGCTCATGTTACTACATCATCTTCAATG GATGAACCAATAGCATCGTTACCACCTCCGCCAACGACACATGAAGAACAAAATCATCATCAACGGCATTATCAACATTACCATCATCCACAATCAAATGAGGATTTACCACCACCTCCTCCACCGCCTCCAATATTATCGAATCAAGATGACCTATTTAAATCAACATTATCGTTAGATTCGTTACCGCCACCACCGGGACCTGGTGAATTACCCTCTTTACATTCAAATATTGGCAACGATCATATATCAGGTTCACAGTTATCATTAATATCATTGCCTCCACCACCGCCACCTCCAACAGCTACACCATACTGTGATACGTTAAAACTACACCAAAATAAAATACGATCATCGTCAACAAGTAGCAGTGGTGGTGATTTAACACCAAACGGTACTGCATCCCCACAGCAAATATTCTTTAATCAAGCAACTGGAACTATACGACCAAACACTATAGGTTCAGTACCACCAACGAGTGGTACTGGCACACATATAAAAAGTCCTAAGAAGGTAATCAAGAAAATTACATTCAATTTACCACCCACGACAAATGGAGACCACGAAGACTCGATGGGGGATGTATCAGTTCTTCCACCACCTCCAGTACCTAAACGCTCAGAAAAAACGAAGCTAACATCAccgaaaaaattatcaaattcagCTTCTGCTCCACCAACGGAATTCCTGAAAGATTTACAACGAGTGATGCGAAAAAAATGGCAAGTTGCGCAGAAATGTAAATTAGAACCGACAACAACACCACACGAAGTGTTAGGATTCCGTGATCCACCACCTGGTGATGATTATCGCGAAACAAATGTATCCAATTGGGTGGAACAACATTACGGTGGCGTGGGTGATGTTTTAGTTGATAATTTATATGAGAATGTGTATCCAACATCGAATAATGTGTATTCAACGCAACCAGTTTCAATTCAACGACGTCCCTCGTCAATATCATCGTCAACCACATCATCATCTACCGTTGGAGGTGTACGTTGCAAACGTAAACCTCCACCGCCACCATTACGTAGTGAAACAACTCAATTGAGTACTAGCAGCAATAGTAATGCGCATGTGCAACAACAGACTCTTTGTAATAATGGCACGAAGTTATATTGA
- the LOC123293895 gene encoding helix-loop-helix protein delilah-like, whose amino-acid sequence MLTPQYCDMNTQSDKYSLRPRSLIRKGRKQLSANIDLINNNYEIKLKNCDLQTQQQQQSNIPTQQQSKTNKKAPPLSKYRRKTANARERSRMREINYAFEALRRAVPHIFVLQCPSLNNSSCSNQQSSPSEKLTKITTLRLAMRYINALSSVLNNNNNNMLNNHNELSQDQDTRQLTEDQDLEQTSHSFMELTSDESTSSLSLCNDNLYDDQHACSSLMSMSMSIDSRQSLVSNIYDDQLSLLEQNNLTYLSSDVGTCLDFTDQSLSPSDFTEQHSLSPFDELFEPTF is encoded by the coding sequence atgttaacacCTCAATATTGTGATATGAACACTCAAAGTGATAAATATTCGTTACGTCCACGCTCACTAATCCGTAAAGGTCGTAAACAACTATCAGcgaatattgatttaataaataataattatgaaataaaattaaaaaattgtgatttacaaacgcaacaacaacaacagtcAAACATTCCAACACAACAGCAatcgaaaacaaataaaaaagcacCACCGCTAAGTAAATATCGTCGTAAAACAGCTAACGCACGTGAGCGAAGTCGTATGCGTGAAATTAATTACGCATTTGAAGCATTACGTCGTGCAGTACCACATATATTTGTTCTACAATGTCCATCGTTAAATAATAGTTCGTGTTCGAATCAACAATCAAGCCCAAGcgagaaattaacaaaaatcacAACGTTACGTTTAGCAATGCGTTATATTAATGCGTTAAGttctgttttaaataataacaataataatatgttaaataatcataatgaaTTATCACAAGATCAAGATACAAGACAATTAACAGAAGATCAAGATTTAGAGCAAACTTCACATTCATTTATGGAGCTAACGTCAGATGAATCAACATCATCATTATCACTTtgtaatgataatttatatgaTGATCAACATGCATGCTCATCATTAATGTCAATGTCAATGTCAATTGATAGTCGACAGTCACTTGTTTCGAATATATATGATGATCAATTATCATTATTAGAACAAAATAATCTGACATATTTATCATCAGATGTCGGTACATGCTTAGATTTTACGGATCAATCATTATCACCGTCCGATTTTACGGAGCAACATTCATTATCACCGTTTGATGAATTATTTGAACCGACATTTTAG